One window of the Microvirga mediterraneensis genome contains the following:
- a CDS encoding YcjF family protein gives MSRQPRAYRLDDPNVTAGAIQVTEEPFDAIEAADGIVVPMGEKRRAPWLGILLSALSGLLLLGLGLAVEKLIVDLYGVAPWLGWVALGLAVLAVLAFLAIIGREVAGIWREQKIESLREAAIDALAVKDHKAAKGIVSDLLSLYGGRASAAQGSARLRGLTDEIIDADDRLAIAERELLAPLDAQAKRAIAGAAKQVSLVTAVSPRAIVDVAFVIFAAVRLLRTLSRIYGGRPGLFGFLRLAKAAFNHLAVTGGMAVGDSLMQQVLGLGLAARISAKLGEGVLNGLMTARFGLAALSVCRPLPFIREETPKIGDVAGELISRAEAAAS, from the coding sequence ATGAGCCGCCAACCTCGCGCCTACCGCCTCGACGACCCGAACGTCACGGCCGGCGCCATCCAGGTGACGGAGGAGCCCTTCGACGCCATCGAGGCCGCCGATGGCATCGTAGTGCCCATGGGCGAGAAGCGCCGCGCGCCCTGGCTCGGCATCCTGCTCTCCGCCCTGTCGGGTCTCCTCCTGCTGGGCCTCGGGCTCGCGGTGGAGAAGCTGATCGTCGATCTCTATGGCGTGGCGCCCTGGCTCGGCTGGGTCGCGCTGGGGCTCGCCGTCCTGGCCGTTCTCGCCTTCCTCGCCATCATCGGCCGCGAGGTGGCGGGCATCTGGCGCGAGCAGAAGATCGAAAGCCTGCGCGAGGCCGCCATCGATGCCCTGGCGGTCAAGGACCACAAGGCCGCGAAGGGGATCGTGTCCGACCTCCTGAGCCTCTATGGCGGCCGTGCCTCTGCGGCTCAGGGGAGTGCTCGCCTGCGCGGCCTGACCGACGAAATCATCGATGCGGACGACCGTCTCGCCATCGCCGAGCGCGAGCTTCTCGCCCCCCTCGACGCCCAGGCCAAACGGGCCATCGCGGGGGCCGCGAAGCAGGTCTCGCTCGTGACGGCGGTGAGCCCACGGGCCATCGTCGACGTGGCCTTCGTGATCTTCGCCGCCGTGCGGCTCCTGCGGACGCTCTCGCGCATCTATGGCGGGCGGCCCGGCCTGTTCGGATTCCTGCGGCTGGCCAAGGCCGCCTTCAACCACCTTGCGGTCACGGGAGGCATGGCCGTGGGCGACAGCCTCATGCAGCAGGTTCTGGGATTGGGCCTCGCGGCGCGGATCTCGGCCAAGCTCGGGGAGGGCGTGTTGAACGGGCTCATGACCGCCCGGTTCGGCCTCGCGGCCCTGTCCGTCTGCCGCCCGCTGCCCTTCATCCGCGAGGAGACGCCCAAGATCGGCGACGTGGCCGGCGAGTTGATCAGCCGGGCCGAGGCGGCCGCTTCTTAA
- a CDS encoding YcjX family protein, whose product MSVITDLASRAGSAAQSLWEVSGQLIQPSLRLGVTGLARSGKTVFTTALVHHLTRGTNLPAFRASAEGRIRRAHLAHQPDDAVPRFPYEEHMAALTESRRWPQSTNRTSELRVDVEYERKSGWRTGPASLALDIVDYPGEWLLDLALLDAGYAEWSRQTIEASRKRDRIAAAGRWHETLKTLDPAGASDEMLASRASEAFKDYLTVLRADSEAVATTPPGRFLMPGDLAGSPALTFAPLDLAEGQPIAPGSFAALMERRFEAYKTHVVRPFFRDHFQRIDRQIVLVDVLAAIDAGPVALAELEEALDQVLMAFRIGRNTLLSRLFSPRADRVLFAATKADHIHHTDHDRLDAILRLLVNRASRRTEAAGARVGTVALASVRATRETTIREGRETLRAVAGIPEAGERVGDEIFDGEAEAAIFPGELPETPEAVFQGAIPPGSFRFPRFRPPKLPVDAAGRMARMPHIRLDRALEFLLGDRFA is encoded by the coding sequence GTGTCTGTCATTACCGATCTCGCCTCCCGCGCCGGGTCCGCGGCGCAATCTCTCTGGGAGGTCTCCGGGCAGCTGATCCAGCCCTCTCTCCGCCTCGGCGTGACGGGTCTCGCCCGTTCCGGCAAGACCGTGTTCACCACCGCCCTCGTGCATCACCTCACGCGCGGCACGAACCTGCCCGCCTTCCGGGCCTCGGCCGAGGGCCGCATCCGGCGGGCGCATCTGGCGCACCAGCCGGACGACGCGGTGCCGCGCTTCCCCTATGAGGAGCATATGGCGGCTCTCACCGAAAGCCGTCGCTGGCCGCAATCCACCAACCGCACCAGCGAGTTGCGGGTGGATGTGGAATACGAGCGTAAGTCCGGCTGGCGCACGGGGCCGGCCTCGCTCGCCCTCGACATCGTTGATTATCCGGGGGAATGGCTGCTCGACCTCGCGCTCCTCGACGCCGGCTATGCGGAATGGTCCCGCCAGACCATCGAGGCGAGCCGCAAGCGCGACCGGATCGCGGCGGCAGGGCGCTGGCACGAAACCCTGAAAACCCTCGACCCCGCAGGTGCTTCGGACGAGATGCTCGCGTCGCGGGCGAGCGAAGCCTTCAAGGATTATCTCACCGTCCTGCGGGCCGATTCCGAGGCCGTGGCGACCACGCCGCCGGGTCGATTCCTCATGCCGGGCGATCTGGCAGGCTCGCCCGCTCTCACCTTCGCGCCGCTCGATCTGGCTGAAGGACAGCCGATCGCGCCGGGCAGCTTCGCGGCCCTCATGGAGCGGCGCTTCGAGGCCTATAAGACCCATGTGGTCCGGCCCTTCTTCCGCGATCATTTCCAGCGCATCGACCGGCAGATCGTGCTCGTCGACGTGCTGGCGGCCATTGATGCGGGGCCGGTGGCGCTTGCCGAGCTGGAGGAGGCCCTCGACCAGGTGCTGATGGCCTTCCGGATCGGACGCAACACGCTCCTGTCCCGCCTGTTCTCGCCGCGGGCCGACCGGGTCCTCTTCGCCGCCACCAAGGCCGATCACATCCATCACACGGACCACGACCGGCTGGACGCGATCCTGCGCCTTCTCGTCAACCGCGCCTCGCGCCGGACCGAAGCGGCCGGGGCGCGGGTCGGCACCGTGGCGCTCGCTTCCGTGCGCGCCACCCGCGAGACGACCATCCGCGAGGGGCGCGAGACCCTGCGCGCCGTCGCGGGCATTCCCGAGGCCGGCGAGCGGGTCGGGGATGAGATCTTCGACGGCGAGGCGGAGGCCGCCATCTTTCCGGGAGAGTTGCCGGAGACGCCGGAGGCGGTCTTTCAGGGAGCTATCCCGCCGGGTTCCTTCCGGTTTCCGCGCTTCCGCCCGCCGAAGCTGCCGGTCGATGCGGCGGGCCGCATGGCCAGGATGCCCCATATCCGCCTCGACCGGGCCCTTGAATTCCTGCTGGGGGATCGTTTCGCATGA